GCGAGCGCGACGACGTAGTCCCACTGCTCCATGGAGACGCCGAGCTTCTTGAGGTTCGCGGCGCGGTGCACGCTGCAGTTCTCGCAGGCCTCGTTCATTGGCTGGCCGCCTTTCGGGTGTCGCTCGAGGGCTCGACGCGGATGAGTCCGGCCTGCTCGCGGCGCAGCGCCACCACGGTTCCGCGCAGGCGGTAGGCCGTGGGATCGCCCGCGGGGCTGACGCGGTCCACCACCACCTCGGTGCCGGGCACGAAGCCGAGATCGAGAAGGCGCCGTCGCTCCTGCCCGCGGCAGGCGGGCGACAGATCGAGCACCCGCGCGCTGTCGCCGGGCTTGAGATTCGAGAGGTACTCCTCGTCCACCAGGTCCGCGGTCTGGTACTCGGGCAGGAGGTCCACGGTCACGCTCTCGGCCAGCACGGGCGCGAGGACGTGCTCGTCGCCGTCGGCCCAGAACCGGATGCGCGCGGGCGTCTGCTCGATGACGAAGACCCGCATGCCGCGCCGCAAACCCTGCGCGATCAGCTGCCGGTAGACCGCCTCGGGTTCGTCCTCGATGTGGGTGATCATGACGGGCGTGTCCGGCGGCACGCTGTTCAGCGAGCGGCCGATCTCGCTCTCCAGCGCGCCGTCGAGCGCGGGGATCTGGTCGCCGTGGGGGTCGTGCGTGGGATGGCCGAGCCGGGCGGCGAGCGCGTCGGCCTGCTCCGGCGTGAGCAGATGCTCCTGGTGCTCCGCCAGCGGGTGCCACTGGCTCTCGGCGATGCCCGTGTGCTCGGCGAGGTAGCTTTCCCAGAGGCGATGTGCGCGCACGATGTGCAGCGCCATCTCGCGGCCGGCCGTCCGCAGCCGCAGCTGCCCTCCCTCGACGGCCAGCAGCTCGTGCGCCTGGAGCTCCTCGAGTACCCGGGCGGCACGCGCCGTGCTGATCTGAAGCGCGCCGGCGAGGCTGCTGATCGTGGGCGTGCGACCGTTGGCCTGGCTCTTGAGGATGTGCTTGAGCGCGTCTTCCCGGCGGATGCGGCAGGCGAGCCCCTGGGCCCGCCGCCAGCGCGCCCAGAGGCCGTGGCGAGGCCAGAACGCGAGCACCGCGGCGGCCGAGGCGACGATCAGTACCGTGCCGGCGTTCATGCGAGATCCTCCCTTTGGCCTCTCTAACACAGTCATCGGAGTTTGACTAGTCAAACTTTAAGTCAAGTTGCACACAAAGTCAAACATGGGTAGGCGAAAAAGTGCCATGTTCGAGCTATGGAAGTTCACGGTCGGCCGGGATTCTGCTACCGTGAGTTGTCGCATGCAATCCCCGTGCGCGCGGACCGGAGGGCCGATGGCGATGGTGACGGAAGCCGTCGAGGACTATCTCAAGGCGATCTACACGCTGAGCAAGGAATCGCCGACGGGCGAGGCCGGCATGAGCAGGGTGGCGGCGGTGGTGGGGGTGACCACCGGGACGGCCACGGCCATGGCCAAGAAGCTGGCCGTCGCCAAGCTCGCGCGCTATCAGCGCTTCGGGGGCGTTTCGCTCACGGCCAAGGGGACGCGCGCGGCGGTGGACATCATCCGGCGCCACCGGCTGATCGAGACCTTCCTCGTGCAGACGCTCAAGCTCGACTGGTCCGTGGTCCACGAGGAGGCCGAGCGCGTGGAGCACGCCGTGTCGCCGCGGGTGCTCGAAGCGCTGGACGCGTTCCTCGGCCGCCCCGAGGTGGATCCCCACGGCGACCCCATTCCGGACGCCGATGGCCGCTTCCGCGAGACGCGCGCCCTTCCACTGCGCGATCTGCAGGCCGGCGCGAGCGTGCGCATCGTGCGCATCGTCGACCAGGACGAGCGCTTCCTGCTCTTCGCCGCCGAGCACGGGCTCAGGCCCGGGGCGCAGCTGATGGTGCTGGCCGCCGACGCCGTCGCGCAGTCGATCACGGTGCAGGCGGACGGTGCGCCCGTTACGCTTGCGCTCGCCGCGGCCGAGAAGATCCTGGTGGGCGCGCGCTAGGCGCGGAGCCGCCACCACGGGGCCTGTGCTATACTCCGGAGCGCTCGACCGGAACCGCCACCCCTCACGGAAGGTCAGCCCCATGTCTGCACGCTTCCGCGCGCTCGTCCCCGCGCTCGCACTCCTTTGCGCCGCCACGCCTCCCGCGCTCGCCCAGTGGACGCGCATGAACGGCCCCACGCCGCCGCCCGCGTCGGCACTCGCGCCGCACGCGGGGCGATGGTTCATGGGCACCGACTACGCGGATCAGGGGGACGTGTTCGTCTCCGACGACGACGGCGCCACCTGGACCGACGCCGGCCTGCCCAACGGCGGAGTCGCGTGCATGCTGTCGCACGGCGGCACGCTCTTCGTGGGCACCTACCTGGGCGGGCTGCAGCGCAGCGACGACGCGGGCGCCAGCTGGACCCCCGTCGGCGCCCCGCTCAACTCGGCGACCGTGGAGGCCGTGCTCCCGGTGAACGCCAGCACGCTCATCGCCGGTGTGGATCCCTTCTTTCCCGCGCCGCTCTACCGCTCCGACGACGCCGGCGCCACCTGGGCCGCAATCCCGGGCGGTCCGATGCTGCGCTGCTGGGATCTGGCGCAGGTGGGCGGCGTGCAGCTGGCCGGCGGCGAGGACGCCGGGGTCTACCGCTCGGCGAATGGCGGCGTCACCTGGACGCCGGCGAATGTCGGCCTGCCGGCCAGCTGCGATGCGCAGCGCTTCGCCGTGGACGGCGGTACTGTCTACCTGGCCGCGGAGAACGTGGGGATCGCGATGGCCGTCTACCGCTCGGACGATCTCGGCCTCAGCTGGACGACGGTGAGCGCGGACCTGCCGACGAGCATCGGCGATCAGGCGACGCAGCTCGTCGCGAACGGCGGCGCGCTCTACCTCGCCACCGACGGCACCTTCGGCGCCCGTGGGCTCTACCGCTCGGTGGACGGGGGCGTCCACTGGACGCTGCTCACGGCGACGCTGCCCTCCGGCGCGCCGGGCGTGCGCGCGCTGGCCTTCGTGGACGGCGATCTGGTGGTGGGGACCTTCGATGGCGTCTTCCGCAGCGGCGACGACGGCGCCACCTGGACCGCCAGCTGGCAGGGCAGCTCGGGCATCTGCGGCGGCCAGGCGGCGCTGTGGACGGGCGCGCGCCTGCTGGTGGGCAACGACGTGTCGGCGCTCACGAACGACAACGTGCAGTCCACCGCCGACGGCGGCCTGACCTGGCAGGGGGCCACGGGCCCGGCGGCCACGGCCACGGCGCGGGACTTCCTGCTGCGCGACGGGATCGTCTACGCGGCGCTCTACGGGGCGACGCGCGGCGTGTCGGCCTCCTTCGACGGCGGACTCAGCTTCGCGTCCGTTGGCGTCGGCATGGCCTCCGGCACGGTGCTGCAATGTCTGCACGCTTCGGGCGACGCGCTGCTCGCCGGCGATTTCGACGGCCTCTATCGCTCGGAGGACGACGGCGCGACCTGGCAGTTCCAGTCCACGCCCGGTCCCGTGAGCGACCTGGCGACGCACGACGGGCGGCTCTACGCGTCGCTCTACCCGGGCGGCGTGGCGGTGTCGGACGACGACGGCGTCAGCTGGACTCCCGTGGGCAGCCTGCCGGGGCTCCACGTCAACGCGGTGGCGAGCTTCGGCGGGTCGGTCTACGCCGCGCTGAACTCGAGCACCGGAGTGCAGCGCTGGGACGGCAGCGCCTGGGTCGGCACGGGCTGTCCCGCGGACTTTCCCGACGCGCTGCTGGTGGTGGACGGCGCGCTGGTCGTGGGCTCGGCCTTCGGCGAACTGTACGTCAGCACGGATGGCGCAACCTGGGACGACTGGACCGCGAACTACACGGGCGGGCTCATCGAGAGTCTGGCGGCGACGGCGGACGACGTGCTCGTCGCGTCCCGCAGCCGCGGCTTCTGGACGCGCCCGCGCAGCGACCTGCCCGGCGCCACGGCTGTGGAAGCGGCCGCGCCCACGCCGGCCCTCGCGCTCGGCGCCGCGCCGAATCCCTTCAACCCCTCGACCACGCTGCGCCTGCAGCTCGAGCGCGCCGGCCACCTGCGTCTCGACATCGTGGACGTGAACGGCCGCCGCGTGCGCCGCCTGCTGGATCGCGCGGTCGACGCCGGGCCGCTCGCCGTGGACTGGGACGGCCGCGACGACGCGGGACAGACCGTCGCCACCGGCGTCTACCTGGCGCGAGCGCGCACGGCCGCCGCCGGCGTCTCGGTGAAGCTGGTGCTGCTGCAGTAGCGGCCGATATTCCGACTAGGACGTCCGCTTCAAGGGATCGCCAGTTTACTCGACATGTAATCTGGGCTACACTTGGACGTCACCCACTCCTCTAGGATGACTTCACCCCAAGCGCCGGCGCTGGCAGGGAAGGGGGCGGCTGGGATTCGGGGTCCGGCAGTGGCGCGATCACTCCGGAGGACCCAGATGCCAGAACGAGAACGCCGACCCTCGCCACGCCCGTTGCGACTCCTGCCACTCGCCTGCCTTCTCCTCGCTCTTCTCGCACCCCAGACAATCCCGGCCGCGGTCGACGAAGACGGAACGAGCATCCTCCGTCTCGACGAGGCCATGGACGCGCTGCGCGCGGGCGGGAGCATCGCCCCGCGCAGCGCGCTGCCCGCGGACACACCCGTGCTCTTGACCGGCAGCCTCGATGCGCTCGGCCCCAAGGGCGTCGCCGCGGCGCTGATCCTGAGCGGACTCAGTCTGCGGGCGAACGGCGAGATCGTCCGGGCCCATTCCTCGAGCGAACGCGAGCGCGCCGAGACGCGGCGGCTTCCGCACTTCGTCACGGCCCCCCGGAGCGGGGGCATCGAGACCGGCGCCGTCGCGCTCTACGGCGAGCTCACGCCGCCGCCCTACGCGGTGGAGGTGATGGGCGACGAGATTCGCATCAACGGCGTGACGGTCTACCCCTCCCCGGGTCCCGCCGTGATGCCGCCCTCGCCCAGCGCGGAGCAGGTCTCCCGCCAGCAGGACATCGCCGAGGGGGGCGCGGAGTACGCGCGCAGCGTGGCCGCGGGACAGGGCCAGGCCGCGCGCGACGCCTTCGCCCAGCGAATGCTCGCGCGGGAGGAGGTCGCCGCCGCCCGGTGGCTGAGCGACGACACCCTGGAGCTGAGCTACACCGACGGCAGCACCGAGACGCTGGGCTTCGAGCCCGAGGGCCGCGAGGCGGACGCGGCGGATCCCGCCGCCGAGGCCGAGTACCTGGACAGCCTGGCCGAGAGCCTGCGGCAGGTGCTCCGCGCCGATCACACCGTGCTCGCCGGCGCCACCTACCTGCTCACGATCACCGACGCCAGCGCCTCCGGCTTCCGCCGGCGTCTCGACGAGCTGCGTGGTTCGAGCGAGCCGGAGGCGCTGAAGCTGGCGCGCATCCAGGTCCACACCGGTGACCGCAATGCCGCCGCCGATCTGCTCTACAACCCGTAAAGGAGGCCCGCGATGAGTACCAGGACGAACACGCGCGCGGGGCTCCTCCTCGCGGCGATCCTGCTGGCCGGGGCGGCCGGCACGGCGATGGCCGGGGCGAACGAGACGCCCGGCGCCGATCACAAGCCCCACCGCTTCAGCGCTTTCTCCCCCTGCCAGTGGGAGTTCGGCCAGCGGGACATCAACATCTTCCAGGCCTGGGTGGTGGCGCACCAGCACTACACCCAGGGCGCCGTCTACGCCGACGCCACCAACGACGCCAGCACCGGCGGCGCGGGCATCGACAACTTCTTCACCTTCTGCACGAACAAGGCGGCGGACGTGATGCTCGTCGCCTCGCACGGCTGGAACCAGCCGTCAACGGGCATCGCGCAGTTCCCGCCGACGCCGGAGGGCCTGGCGGCGCGCGACTCGATCTTCAACTACTGGAACGGCATCTTCGCGGCCGGCAGCATCAACAAGCACACCTGGCTGCGCCCCAACGGCACCGTGCGCTCCTATCACATCCGCGCCACGCAGACCTTCTACACGACCTACTTCCAGACGCCGCGGGCCCTTGCCTGGTGGGCCACCTGCTGGTCCTCCTTCCTCGGCATGACAGGGGTCGCGGAAGCGCGCTGCTTCCTGGGCTACGACAACGTCGTGGCGAGCACGAAGTGCTACTGCGACGAGACGAAGGTGCTGAGGCGGATGGACGGCCAGGAGGGCCAGGACAAGCGGCCACTGCAGGCCGCCGCGGCGGGCATCAACGGCTTCTGTCCGCCGGGCGGGGCGCGGCTGCACACCCAGGGGAGACTCAACACCACGCTCTCGCCCTCGGTGACCGGCCATGCGCCGATCGGCATCGTCTGCGCGCAGACTCACGGCTTCGTGACCTTCGACACGTCCCTGGAAACCCGCGTCAACCCGGCGTCTGTGGTGCAGGCCTTCGGTGACGGGTATCTCACGAATCACACCTGGGTCGGCGACGATCGCATCGAGTTCGACGTGATCCCCACCGATCCCTGCCCCCAGATCTTCTACGATGTCTTCGAATCCAGGGCTCGCAGCAACGCTGACCGCGCGCGGCTCGACGGCAATACGAATCCCCAGGTGAACGCGCGCGGCCCCAACCGCGACGACTACGTGTGGCTCACCCACTGCGTCTGCCCGGTGGACTCGGTGCCGTGGATCCCCTACGGGCCCGGCGAGGCCATCGGCCCCGTGGTGCCGGGCGAGCCGGCGCGGATCGGCATCGGCATCGCCGGCGAGGCGGTGGGAGGCGGGACCGTCCAGGCCACGCTCACCGACGCCCTGGGCTGGACGCCGGCGCAGACGCAGGACGTGATCCTGACGGGGCCGGACGACTTCCAGCTCGTGCTCTGGGAGCTGCCGGTGCCCGAGGGCGTGGAGTACGGGACGGTGGACGACGTCGTCATCACCTGCGTCGCGGACGACTTCTTCAACCAGATCTTCGTCACCGTGACTGTGGACGGCGCGGTCGGCTTCCAGCTGCAGGATCCCGCCTACGGACTGCCGGGCGAGCTGCAGACGGCCGGCCTGGTCCTCGAGAACAACACGGACGCTCCGGTGGCACTCAGCGGGCTGACCGTGACCACCAGCGCGCCCGACTGGACCGTGCTCGCACTGGACACCGACACCTGGACCCTGCCCGAGCACTCGAGCACGGAGACCGGGTTCGTCTTCCAGGTGCCCTTCACGGCGCCGCCCGGCGCGACGGCCCCGGTCGAGATCCAGGGCCTGATCGACGGCGCGCCCTTCACCCGGGTGCTCGGCGATCTGCTCGCGGGCGTGCCGCTGCTCGTCAGGGCCGAGGAACCGCAGGACTTCGTCGTGGGCAATCCCAACGCCAGCATCCCGATCCAGATCGAGAGCCTCGCGCTCACGGACCTGCCGCTGAACTGGTCATGCACGGACAGCAACGGCTTCCCCTGCTTCGCCGAGTGTCCGCCGGTGATCTCGCCGGGGGACGTCCTGCCGGGCCAGATCTTCGTGGGGCTGCCGCCGGATCCATCGCTGGTGGGGCAAGAGGGCCTGATCAACGTGACGGCCGAGAGCGACGCCGGCTTCAGCTTCGAGACGGCGTTGAACTACGTCGTCGGACCCTCCCTGAAGGTCGTGACGCTCTTCACCGATCCGCAGCTCTCCGACCCGCTCTACATCGGCAGCGCGGCGCCGCAGAGCTTCGACCTGCCGTTCCTGCTGGGCAATCCGCTGCCGCTCGAGCAGCAGGGCTTCGCCTACCTCTCCCTGCCCGGCCTGACGATCGATCCGCCCGGCGGGCTGCCCTTCATCATCCCGCCCACGGAGCCGGGCCTCGAGCTGCAGTTCCAGGCGCTCGTGTCGCCGGGCACGCCGACTGGCCTCTACGAGGGCGAACTGCAGATCGTCACCACCGAAGGCGGCGGTGACCGCGGCCTGGGCGATCAGCTCATCCCGGTCGAGGTCGAGGTCTTCAACCCGGTGGTGGTGGACGTCAACGAGCGCGGCATCAGCGGCGAAGCGGGGGACATCCTGGTACTCGGCGGCACGCTCCACAATCTCCGTCAAGATGCGCCCATGAGCGGCAACTACTCCTGGACGGACGCGAAGGGCTGGCTCCTCAGCGACGTGATCGAAGCCTACACGCTGGGACCCGGCGAGCGGGACTCCGTCTCGGTGGAGATCGAGTTGCCGACCGGGGTCGTCGCCTACGCGGACTCCGACTCGGTGGCTCTGAACGTCGACATGCTCCTCGACACGGGCGAGGGTGCGATCGGCAACGCCGGCCTCTGGGTCTACGTCCTCGACACGGGGGGGACGGGCGTCGACGACGGCGCGCCGGCCTTCGACGACCTCGCGGGCATCTACCCCAATCCCTTCAACCCGACGGCGATGCTCCGCTTCACGCTGGCCCGGGACCAGGACATCACGCTCAGCGTCCACGACATCACGGGACGCCGGCTCAACGTCCTCGCCTCGGGACGCTGGGAGGCGGGTACCCACGAGCTGCGCTGGGACGGACGCGACGAAGCGGCCCGCGCCCTGCCGAGCGGCGTCTACCTCGTCCGCCTGCGGACGGACGAGGGCGTGCAGAGCGAGAAGGCGATCCTGCTGAGGTAGGGGGCCGCCGAAAGAACCGTTCGCGACTCGAGCCCGCGCCCGTGGCGGGCTCTTTTCGTGGGGCGAAGCTTGCGCTCCTAGCCGAGGACGACCGCGTCGCCCAGGGCCACGCGCCCCGGCCGCACGGTCGATCCATACACGCCGAGGCAGCCTTCGCGCGTCTGGGCGACGGCGCGCAGGATCGCGGGGTCGGGCGCGCCCGTCGCCGGATCCACGGTGATCACCACGCAGCGTCCATCGCGCTTGTCGACGCGGATCTCCGCGTCTCCGATCCGCAGGGTCGCGCCGACCCAGTCGTCCTCGGGATGGGCCGCGTCGCCCGTCGCTTCGATCAGTAGGTTGGGACGGAAGCGAAGGACGTCGAGATTGGTCCCGAGCGCGGCGCCGAGGGAGGCGACAGTTTGCGTGCTGATGACCGACACCGGGAACACGTCGAAGGCGCCGCGATTCTGACGGATCACGCGCGCGTCGTGCCCCAGCTCGGCGGCCAGCGCGGGGTCCGTCACGTCGAGTTCGCGGCCGTCCGGCGTGTGCACGTGGGTGGCGGAGCTCTCCGGCTTGCCTGGCTCGAGGAAGCGCGGCCGGTAGTGCCAGAGCTCCGGAAGCTGTCGGATCGTGAGCCAGGGGAAGTTGCTCTTCTCCATGCCGCCGCGGACGAAGGCCCAGCGGCGGTCGCCGGCCAGCCCTTGCCAGGAGAGCTCGACCTCTTGCAGCGGCTCGGCTGCCATCGACTTGATCGGATAGCGCCAGAGGCCGACGACGCGGCCGAGGGTGTTCATCGTTCGCATGCTTGCTCCTGTCGCCGGGGCGATCACTCTAGGACGTGCGCGAGTCGAAGGCAATCCCTGCCAGGAACGTTGGGTCGTCGAGCCAGCGCGGCCGACGTCTGCGCGTCCAGCGCGCGATGTTCAGGTCCAGCACGAAGATGTCCATCGCCCCGGCGACGCCTGCTTCTCCGCCGTCCACACGGCGAGGAACTCGCGGCCAAGCGAGTGGGTGCGGCCCTGGAGCTTTCCGTCGACGAGCACGCCGGACGTGTTGTAGGCCCCCGAGCCATCCGCGGTGGTGAACGCGAAGTGGAGCTGTCCCCAGTCCGTGTTGACGCGTGCGTTCTCGATGGCGGTGCCGTAGAAGGTGCCGGTGAAGCGCTTTCCGTCCACAGCTGTCACGACGAACTCCTGATAGTAGGCCTCGGCGTCCGGGGTCGGCCTGAGGTCGACGGTCCAGGTGCCCAGCAGTTCGGTG
Above is a window of Candidatus Latescibacterota bacterium DNA encoding:
- a CDS encoding DtxR family transcriptional regulator — encoded protein: MNAGTVLIVASAAAVLAFWPRHGLWARWRRAQGLACRIRREDALKHILKSQANGRTPTISSLAGALQISTARAARVLEELQAHELLAVEGGQLRLRTAGREMALHIVRAHRLWESYLAEHTGIAESQWHPLAEHQEHLLTPEQADALAARLGHPTHDPHGDQIPALDGALESEIGRSLNSVPPDTPVMITHIEDEPEAVYRQLIAQGLRRGMRVFVIEQTPARIRFWADGDEHVLAPVLAESVTVDLLPEYQTADLVDEEYLSNLKPGDSARVLDLSPACRGQERRRLLDLGFVPGTEVVVDRVSPAGDPTAYRLRGTVVALRREQAGLIRVEPSSDTRKAASQ
- a CDS encoding metal-dependent transcriptional regulator, which gives rise to MAMVTEAVEDYLKAIYTLSKESPTGEAGMSRVAAVVGVTTGTATAMAKKLAVAKLARYQRFGGVSLTAKGTRAAVDIIRRHRLIETFLVQTLKLDWSVVHEEAERVEHAVSPRVLEALDAFLGRPEVDPHGDPIPDADGRFRETRALPLRDLQAGASVRIVRIVDQDERFLLFAAEHGLRPGAQLMVLAADAVAQSITVQADGAPVTLALAAAEKILVGAR
- a CDS encoding T9SS type A sorting domain-containing protein, whose amino-acid sequence is MSTRTNTRAGLLLAAILLAGAAGTAMAGANETPGADHKPHRFSAFSPCQWEFGQRDINIFQAWVVAHQHYTQGAVYADATNDASTGGAGIDNFFTFCTNKAADVMLVASHGWNQPSTGIAQFPPTPEGLAARDSIFNYWNGIFAAGSINKHTWLRPNGTVRSYHIRATQTFYTTYFQTPRALAWWATCWSSFLGMTGVAEARCFLGYDNVVASTKCYCDETKVLRRMDGQEGQDKRPLQAAAAGINGFCPPGGARLHTQGRLNTTLSPSVTGHAPIGIVCAQTHGFVTFDTSLETRVNPASVVQAFGDGYLTNHTWVGDDRIEFDVIPTDPCPQIFYDVFESRARSNADRARLDGNTNPQVNARGPNRDDYVWLTHCVCPVDSVPWIPYGPGEAIGPVVPGEPARIGIGIAGEAVGGGTVQATLTDALGWTPAQTQDVILTGPDDFQLVLWELPVPEGVEYGTVDDVVITCVADDFFNQIFVTVTVDGAVGFQLQDPAYGLPGELQTAGLVLENNTDAPVALSGLTVTTSAPDWTVLALDTDTWTLPEHSSTETGFVFQVPFTAPPGATAPVEIQGLIDGAPFTRVLGDLLAGVPLLVRAEEPQDFVVGNPNASIPIQIESLALTDLPLNWSCTDSNGFPCFAECPPVISPGDVLPGQIFVGLPPDPSLVGQEGLINVTAESDAGFSFETALNYVVGPSLKVVTLFTDPQLSDPLYIGSAAPQSFDLPFLLGNPLPLEQQGFAYLSLPGLTIDPPGGLPFIIPPTEPGLELQFQALVSPGTPTGLYEGELQIVTTEGGGDRGLGDQLIPVEVEVFNPVVVDVNERGISGEAGDILVLGGTLHNLRQDAPMSGNYSWTDAKGWLLSDVIEAYTLGPGERDSVSVEIELPTGVVAYADSDSVALNVDMLLDTGEGAIGNAGLWVYVLDTGGTGVDDGAPAFDDLAGIYPNPFNPTAMLRFTLARDQDITLSVHDITGRRLNVLASGRWEAGTHELRWDGRDEAARALPSGVYLVRLRTDEGVQSEKAILLR
- a CDS encoding MOSC domain-containing protein produces the protein MRTMNTLGRVVGLWRYPIKSMAAEPLQEVELSWQGLAGDRRWAFVRGGMEKSNFPWLTIRQLPELWHYRPRFLEPGKPESSATHVHTPDGRELDVTDPALAAELGHDARVIRQNRGAFDVFPVSVISTQTVASLGAALGTNLDVLRFRPNLLIEATGDAAHPEDDWVGATLRIGDAEIRVDKRDGRCVVITVDPATGAPDPAILRAVAQTREGCLGVYGSTVRPGRVALGDAVVLG